From Mobula birostris isolate sMobBir1 chromosome 22, sMobBir1.hap1, whole genome shotgun sequence, the proteins below share one genomic window:
- the gtf3c4 gene encoding general transcription factor 3C polypeptide 4 isoform X3, producing the protein MAAASVLSAKKKNGAGSPTVQTSKREPSVKLQYPVSGPEPLGWSEDNRLSITTGKNIYVLEQICDIHNNGLDMVIHRTSVPAPSHSCFLKVGSQAEVSECKEKFLNKRDPTLSHSIMMDRIFNPEGGALSPLRGFKFTSWSPLGCDPNGRCLLASLTLDNRLSIQVNVNRLQWTPALDITEVYGEMLYENKYGHLDGDLDGQLKNFSEFQRRHYMQTPVRMEWSSICNTQRVKANNECEDVGTVLLAVLLENGDVVIWQFLIPFHGKDSIIGCSTIESGISDPSVLSWWEYEHGSRKMSGLIVGSSKGPVKILPVNLKAVKGYFTLRQPVVLWQEMDQLPVHNIKCISLSHPYQKCSCSLVVAARGTYVFWCLLLISKAGLNVHNSHVTGLHTLPIVSLTANKQTGSFYTCSVDGTIRKLTPVFTDVAVKFDHVLIKLPESIGSVRLHGICLSPNDAYLALVTAEGINNGLHPASRTYQVQFITLKTPEEAASRILESSIHNLFKQVDLLDLVRWRILMEKRIPPELDEALDHKLQTNPSSYLWRLKLFLLKILFQTLQKTPAETLWRPSHQESKIRHCDNAASLNESSQQPDGAETSTKEAQSSNVVGNRVEDLPVDPKVGKSEEEIHEKISRKLNEIQSKIEEVELHLTREHMKRVLGEVYLHTWITENTSIPTRGICDFLTSDPSYDDRTAKNHPCELPLDSLQCQHIFSYMRIPKPFTVLKVWPH; encoded by the exons ATGGCGGCGGCGTCCGTGCTCTCGGCGAAGAAGAAGAACGGCGCTGGCAGCCCGACCGTGCAGACGAGCAAGCGGGAGCCCAGCGTCAAGCTGCAGTACCCGGTGAGCGGCCCCGAGCCTCTGGGCTGGTCCGAGGACAATCGGCTCTCCATCACCACCGGTAAAAACATCTACGTGTTGGAGCAGATATGCGACATTCACAACAACGGGCTGGACATGGTGATCCACCGCACCTCGGTGCCTGCCCCCAGTCACAGCTGCTTCCTGAAG GTCGGCTCTCAAGCAGAAGTAAGTGAATGCAAGGAGAAGTTCTTGAATAAAAGAGATCCAACACTAAGCCACTCAATAATGATGGACAGGATCTTTAATCCGGAGGGAGGTGCTTTGTCACCGTTACGAGGGTTTAAGTTTACCAGTTGGTCTCCCCTGGGTTGTGACCCTAATGGAAGGTGCTTATTGGCATCTTTGACGCTGGATAATAGACTATCCATCCAGGTGAACGTGAATAGGCTACAGTGGACACCAGCTTTAGATATTACTGAAGTGTACGGAGAGATGCTGTACGAGAACAAGTACGGGCATTTGGATGGCGACTTGGACGGGCAATTGAAGAATTTCTCGGAATTCCAAAGGAGACATTACATGCAAACTCCTGTCAGAATGGAATGGTCCAGTATTTGCAATACCCAGCGTGTAAAAGCCAACAATGAGTGTGAAGATGTGGGCACTGTTTTGCTGGCTGTTCTACTTGAAAATGGGGATGTTGTTATCTGGCAGTTTTTGATCCCATTTCACGGCAAAGATTCTATCATTGGATGCAGTACTATTGAATCAGGCATTAGTGACCCAAGTGTTCTGTCATGGTGGGAATATGAGCATGGGAGTCGCAAAATGAGTGGCTTGATTGTTGGCAGCTCCAAAGGACCAGTTAAGATTCTGCCAGTCAACTTGAAAGCAGTGAAAGGCTACTTCACTCTCAGGCAGCCCGTGGTTCTTTGGCAAGAGATGGATCAGTTACCTGTGCACAATATTAAATGTATATCTCTCTCCCACCCTTATCAGAAGTGTAGCTGCAGTTTGGTTGTAGCAGCTAGAGGAACGTATGTCTTCTGGTGTCTGCTGCTGATATCCAAAGCAGGATTGAACGTCCACAATTCTCATGTAACTGGCCTCCATACGCTTCCCATTGTATCACTGACCGCCAATAAACAAACTGGGAGTTTCTACACCTGCTCTGTCGATGGAACCATCCGAAAGTTGACACCCGTCTTTACAGATGTAGCAGTGAAGTTTGATCATGTTTTAATCAAATTGCCTGAGTCGATTGGCTCAGTGAGGCTCCATGGCATCTGCCTGAGCCCCAATGACGCTTACTTAGCACTCGTGACGGCAGAAGGTATAAATAATGGCCTCCATCCAGCCAGCCGAACATACCAGGTGCAGTTCATTACGTTAAAAACTCCAGAGGAAGCAGCGTCCAGGATCTTGGAGTCTTCCATCCACAATTTATTCAAACAAGTGGACTTGCTTGACCTTGTACGCTGGCGAATATTGATGGAGAAGCGCATTCCTCCAGAACTCGATGAAGCTTTAGACCATAAACTCCAGACAAATCCATCTAGCTACCTCTGGCGGCTAAAACTTTTCCTCTTAAAGATTTTGTTTCAGACTTTACAGAAAACTCCAGCCGAAacactgtggagaccaagtcaccaGGAGTCAAAGATTCGGCATTGTGATAATGCTGCATCGTTGAATGAGAGTAGTCAGCAGCCTGACGGGGCAGAGACGAGTACAAAAGAAGCTCAGTCAAGTAACGTAGTTGGAAATCGAGTAGAAGATTTGCCAGTGGACCCAAAAGTAGGCAAATCtgaagaggagattcacgagaagaTTTCGAGAAAATTGAATGAGATTCAGAGTAAGATTGAAGAGGTGGAGCTTCACTTAACTCGTGAACACATGAAAAGAGTCCTAGGTGAAGTATACCTCCACACCTGGATTACTGAGAATACCAGTATCCCAACTAGGGGTATTTGTGACTTTTTGACCTCTGATCCTAGCTATGATGATAGGACAGCTAAG aatcatccttgtgagctgcctctggactctctccaatgccagcacatcttttcttacatgAGGATCCCAAAACcattcacagtactcaaggtgtggcctcactag